The sequence ATTCTGGAAGCATTTGACCAAACGCTTCTAGTGCGTTTTGAGATGCTTTACGTGAAGCGATGTTTGCTGGGTTAGCTTGAAGATCAGCAATGATTGCGTTTGCTTTTTCTTCCCACTCAGCTGGAAGTTCACCGTTAGTACGACGTTTGAATTCTGCTGCTAGCTCTGGGTAAGCCGCTGCGTATGCGTCAAACTTAGCATTCCACGCTGCTTCTTTCGCTGCACCTGCTTCTTTCGCATTCCATTCAGCTGCGATATCAGCTGGAATTTCGAAAGGACCGTGTTCCCAACCCAATGCTGCTTTAGTTGCTGTGATTTCATCAGCGCCTAGCGGAGCACCGTGACAGTCGTGCGTACCCGCTTTGTTTGGAGAACCAAAACCGATGATAGTTTTAGTACAGATAAGCGTTGGACGAGGATCCGCTTTAGCCGCTTCAATCGCAGCATTGATAGCATCAGAATCGTGACCATCTACCGCTGGGATTACGTGCCAGCCATATGCTTCAAAACGCTTAGGTGTATCGTCAGAGAACCAACCTTCAACTTCACCATCGATAGAGATGCCGTTGTCATCCCAGAAAGCAACCAGCTTACCAAGACCTAGCGTACCTGCTAGAGAACATGCTTCGTGAGAGATACCTTCCATCAGACAGCCATCACCCATGAATGCATAAGTGTAGTGGTCTACGATGTCGTGGCCTTCTTTGTTGAACTGTGCAGCCAGTGCTTTCTCAGCCATTGCCATACCAACAGCGTTAGTGATGCCTTGACCTAGAGGACCCGTCGTTGTCTCGATACCAGGAGCGTAACCGTACTCTGGGTGACCTGGAGTCTTAGAGTGCAGTTGACGGAAGTTTTTAAGGTCTTCAATTGAAAGCTCGTAACCTGCAAGGTGAAGCAGAGAGTAAATCAGCATTGAACCATGGCCGTTAGACAGGATAAAACGGTCGCGGTCAGCCCACTCTGGGTTTGCTGGGTTGTGGTTCAAGTGGCCACGCCAAAGAACTTCAGCGATGTCAGCCATGCCCATAGGTGCGCCTGGGTGGCCTGAATTTGCTTGTTGAACACCGTCCATGCTAAGTGCGCGGATTGCATTGGCTAGATCTTTACGAGAAGGCATGTCTGCTCCTGGATACATAAGCGATTTAAAAAAGAGATTGATGCTAAAGTTTTCATTTTTATTAGCGCGGGTATTCTCTCAAACGACTATAGCGACTGCAAACGTTTTACTGGCATTTTAACGGTCATTTTTCGCAATTTTCGATCATTTACATCACTTAGCAACGGCTTATCTCAAACGATACGCAAACGTTTAGTTATGACATATCATAAAAAAGAGCTTGTAATTCGACCGCTGGAATTTAGAATAGCCGTCTAGATGTAGAAACACCTACAAAATATACTGTATTTAATGGCGGCGCTTCCTAGCTTGCGACGCCATAAAACTATTTACACCAAAACCTAAAAGTGGAGCTCTCATGGCTAAGCACCTATTCACTTCTGAATCTGTTTCAGAAGGCCATCCAGATAAAATTGCAGACCAAATCTCTGATGCTGTTCTTGATGCCATCTTGGAACAAGATCCAAAAGCACGTGTTGCTTGTGAGACTTACGTAAAAACCGGCATGGTTATGGTTGGCGGTGAAGTAACAACGTCTGCATGGGTTGATATCGAAGAAATCACTCGTGAAACAGTACGTGAAATTGGTTACGTTCATTCTGATATGGGCTTTGACGCTGACTCTTGTGCCGTTCTAAACACAATTGGTAAGCAGTCTCCAGACATCAACCAAGGTGTTGATAAAGCTGATCCTAAAGAGCAAGGCGCTGGTGACCAAGGCATCATGTTTGGTTACGCGACTAACGAAACACCAATTCTAATGCCTGCTCCAATTACTTACTCTCACCTTCTTGTTAAGAAGCAAGCTGAAGTACGTAAGAGCGGCAAACTTGACTTCCTTCGCCCAGATGCGAAATCTCAAGTAACATTCCAGTACGACCAAGGTAAAATCGTTGGTATCGATGCTGTTGTTCTTTCTACTCAACACTGTGATTCAGTAACAACTCCGGATCTACGTGAAGCAGTAATGGAAGAGATCATCAAGCCAGTACTACCATCAGAGTGGATCAACAAAGACACTAACTTCTTCATCAACCCAACAGGCCGTTTCGTAATCGGTGGACCAATGGGTGACTGTGGTCTAACAGGTCGTAAGATCATCGTTGATACCTACGGCGGCGCAGCTCGTCACGGTGGCGGTGCTTTCTCTGGTAAAGATCCATCAAAAGTTGATCGTTCTGCAGCTTACGCAGCACGTTACGTTGCGAAAAACATCGTTGCTGCTGGCATGGCTGACCGTTGTGAGATTCAACTGTCTTACGCTATCGGTGTTGCAGATCCAACATCTATCATGGTTGAAACGTTTGGTACTGAGAAAGTAGCTCACGAAATCATCATTGAAGCTGTTCGTCAAAACTTCGACCTACGTCCATACGGTCTTCAAGAAATGCTGAACCTTCTTCAGCCTATCTACAAGCAGACTGCAGCATACGGTCACTTCGGTCGTGAAGAGTTCCCTTGGGAAGCGACTGACAAAGCAGCAATCCTTGCAGACTTCGCTGGCCTAAAATAATTTAGCCACTGCGATTTGTTTCTTTAAAGCCCTTACTGCTTAGTAAGGGCTTTATTTTTATGTACTTACCAAACTTTTACTCGCAACACCCTTCTTTCACGCCCTTCTTTACCGTTAACCACTAAGTATAAAAAGCCGCCGATAATTTGTGTTTTCTAACACTACTGACAATAGTTAAGGTAACTCCTAGGCGATCAAGCTCACATTTAACTTAAATTAATTCAGTCTGATAACGCTCGTTAAATGCACGCTAGAACAAAAACTGGGATGACAAAGAGCAATTTAGCTCAGCACCATAACTCTCACACACGCCACATCGATGAGCCTTATGGAATTATAACTAGGACGTTATTTAACTAGGGGGATCTATGCCTCGTACCGCGCACCCATCCGAACTGAACGATAAAAAACACAAGGTCAGCGATAAGGATTACGCTCGTACCATTCCTTGCAACCAAATCAGTATTTCCGCACCCTTTCATTGGTTGTCACTTGCTCTGCATGACTTAGTAAGAATGCCATTAATCAGCGCATTTTACGGTTTGTGCTTTATGGGAGCGGCAATCGCCATTGTTCAGCTTGTCCAATGGCAAGGAACACATTTGGTCGTAATGCCAAGCCTGATCGTGTACATGCTGATAGGACCTTTTCTTGCTCTGGGCTTGTATGACGCAGCCTGGGAAAGAGAAAAAGGACACAACGCCAGCCTATTCCATTCAATGAAAGCCATTACTCGCAACTCGACTCATCAATGGGCCTTTGCGATTGTATTAATGGTCGCGATGATATTCTGGATGCGTATCGCCGCTCTGTTGCATGCTTTGTACCCATCAGTCCAAGGCGCTCCATTGGCAGAGTTTGCGCCCTTCTTGATCACGGGTTCTGTGATTGGATTTGTTATCGCCAGCTTAATCTTCAGCATCTCAGCATTTTCTATCCCATTGATGATGGAGAGACGCGTGGATGTAATGAGCGCAATCTTCACTAGCTTCAATGCCGTGAAATCCAATATCCCAGCAATGGTGGTGTGGGCAAGTATTATTTGTGCCGGTATTCTGGTGGGCTTTGCAACCTACGGCATTGGTATGATCGTCACCATGCCGCTGCTTGGTTATGGTACATGGCATGCCTATCACGAAATCATCAAGAAGAATCACCACCTATAAATTATCGCCAGAATAACGAGCAATGTTATGATGAGGCCTTAGCTTAAACGCTGAGGCCTTTTTTTGGAGTTAACAACGTTTGTCTTACACCCCGCAACAACATCGAGTAAATAAGAAATTGGCCGAGTGCCTAGCTATCGCTAATCAACATTTCTCTCGTGAATTCCCATGTCCAACAATCACTTACAAGTTAAGAGGCAAAGCAGCGGGAAAGGCCTACCTTCAGCTCAATGAAATTAAGCTCAACCATGTACTCTTCGCCGAAAATGAGGATGCCTTCATTAACGAGGTGGTGCCTCATGAACTGGCACATCTGATCACACATCAAGTATTTGGACGAGTGAGACCTCACGGTAATGAGTGGAAATACGTGATGGAAAAGGTATTCAACGTACCAGCCAAAACAACCCACAGTTTTGAGATTACCTCCGTGCAAGGCAAGACCTTTGAATACCGCTGCGACTGCACGGTTTACCCACTTTCGATTAGACGTCACAACAAGGTATTGCGCAACCAATCAAGCTATCGCTGCCAACAGTGCAATCAAACCTTGGCCTTTACAGGCACGCAACTTAGCTAACACCCAATACTCGGCACACGTTAGATTCAGTAGCCTGCTCGTTTTTCTTCAGGAAATAGCACTCCATCAAGTAGATGATTGAAATGTAATGGAGAAATCTATCACTTGAGTGCTAGACTGATATTTATCATACTTTTATCAGTCTTTTTCTATGCATAAAACCACTCCAAAAGTATTTGGCTTATCGGTGTCTTTTTACTTATCGATAGTATTTGGCCTACTGGTAACCCAAAGCGTTTTCGCCGCTCCACCAAGTTCATTCTCCAAAGCAAAAAAAGAAGCGGTGAAGATTTACCTTGATCACCCGACTTCATTCTATTGTGGCTGTGACATTACTTGGAAAGACAAAAAGAAAGGCATTCCAGACCTTGATGGCTGTGGTTATCAAGTACGAAAACAGCAAAAACGGGCGAGTCGAATTGAGTGGGAACACGTAGTTCCCGCTTGGCAATTTGGCCACCAGCGTCAGTGCTGGCAAGACGGTGGGCGCAAGAATTGCACTCGTAATGACAAAGTATTCAAATCCATGGAAGCCGATCTTCACAACCTGACTCCGGCCATCGGCGAGGTTAACGGTGATCGCTCCAACTACAATTTCAGTCAGTGGAATGGCATGGATGGAGTTAGCTATGGTCAGTGTGAAATGCAGGTCAACTTCAAGCAACGTAAGGTGATGCCGCCAGACAGAGCAAAAGGTTCTATCGCTCGTACTTATCTTTACATGAGCCAAGAGTATGGTTTCAAGCTATCTAAGCAGCAAACCAACCTGATGATGGCGTGGAATAAGCAATTCCCTGTCGATGAGTGGGAATGTACTCGTGATGAGCGTATCTATGCCATCCAAGGTAATCACAACCCATTTGTTTACCCAGCTTGTAAATAACGCCACTCGTATAACCCACATTCCTAACCGTCTCAAACAAGAGTTTCAGAATTGCCCCTGAAACTCTTGCTCTACCCTTGTTTTTTCAACTAAAAGCATCCATGTTAGGCAGAGACAAAATACCCAAATGATCATATTTATAGGTTTACCAGCATGAGAATCCCTCGTATCCATCACCCAGAACGCATTCACCAGTTAGGTTCTCTCGCTTTAGGCGAAGATGCCGCGGGTCATGTTGGTCGTGTCCTTCGCATGAAAGAAGGTCAAGAGGTTCTTTTATTTGATGGCAGTGGCGCTGAATTCCCTGCGACAATTACTGAGGTATCAAAGAAGAATGTGACAGTTAATGTTACTGAGCGAATCGAACGCAGCAGTGAATCTCCGTTAGACTTACATTTAGGCCAAGTGATTTCACGTGGCGACAAAATGGAATTCACGATTCAGAAATCGGTTGAGCTTGGTGTGAACACCATTACCCCTCTGATTTCAGAGCGCTGTGGCGTTAAACTCGATACTAAGCGCTTCGAGAAAAAACTCGCGCAGTGGCAAAAGATTGCTATCGCGGCGTGTGAACAGTGTGGCCGTAACACGGTTCCAGTCATTCGCCCAATCATGCAACTTGAAGAGTGGTGTAGCGAACCAAGTGAAGCATTAAAGCTGAACCTGCACCCTCGCGCAAAATACTCAATTAATACCCTTCCAGAACCTATCAGCAAGGTACGCCTATTGATCGGCCCTGAAGGTGGCTTGTCAGCTGAAGAAATCGGCATGACAGAACAATACAAATTTGAAGAGACGCTACTCGGCCCACGTGTACTTCGTACCGAGACAGCAGCTCTAACCGCAATTACTGCCTTACAAGTCCGTTTTGGCGATCTAGGCTAGGAGAAAAAAATGATCAAACTTGGCATCGTAATGGATCCAATTTCATCCATTAACATCAAAAAAGACTCTAGCTTTGCCATGATGCTTGAAGCTCAGCGTCGTGGTTACGAAATCCATTACATGGAGATGGATGATCTACACTTAGATCAAGGCGTAGCCATTGCTGACACAAAAGTTGTAGAACTCAAAGAAGATCCAAATGGTTGGTACGAGTTCAAGTCAGAACAGACTATCGCGCTATCTGATTTAGATGCAGTGCTGATGCGTAAAGATCCTCCATTTGACACTGAGTACATCTATGCGACTTACATTCTTGAGCGTGCTGAAGAGAACGGTGCACTGATCGTAAACAAACCTCAAAGCCTACGTGACTGTAACGAAAAATTGTTCACAGCTTGGTTCCCAGAGCTAACACCAACCACTATCGTGACTCGTAAAGCAGAAAAGATTAAAGAGTTCCGCGAGAAGCACGGTGACGTCATCCTTAAGCCACTTGATGGCATGGGTGGCGCATCTATCTTCCGTGTTAAGGAAGGCGATCCAAACGTATCAGTGATCATTGAGACCTTGACTAACCACGGTCAGAACTACGCAATGGCACAGACCTTTGTTCCGGACATCAGCAACGGTGACAAGCGTATTCTTGTGGTTGATGGTGAGCCAATGCCTTACTGCCTAGCGCGTATTCCGGCTAAAGGGGAAACTCGAGGCAATTTAGCTGCTGGTGGTACTGGTGAAGCTCGCCCTCTAAGTGAAACCGATTGGGCTATCGCACGAGCGGTTGCTCCAGCACTAAAAGAGAAAGGCTTAATCTTCGTAGGACTTGACGTTATCGGTGACAAGCTAACTGAGATTAACGTGACCAGCCCAACGTGTATCCGTGAAATTGAAGCTGCTTTTGATATTTCAGTTACGGGTAAATTAATGGATGCAATCGAGCGCCGCGTTAACGCTAAATAGCCTAAACTTAAGAAAGTCTTAGCTATTCGCAAACATTTAGACACAGAATCAATGAGCGGCTTTACGCCGCTCTTCTTCCTTTACTGGGAACACACTGGCAGGAGGCTCTATGAATTTAACGAACCACTTTCTGGTCGCAATGCCCGGAATGAAAGATCCATACTTTCAAAATTCGGTGATCTACCTTTGTGAGCACAATGACGAAGGTGCAATGGGTCTGATGATCAACGCCCCTATCGATGTCACTGTCGGCAGCATGCTTAAACAAGTTGAGGTTGATTCTGAACAACCAAAATCCAACCAGGCAAGCCTTGATAAGCCCGTATTAAATGGTGGACCTGTAGCAGAAGACCGCGGGTTTATTTTACACAAGCCCAAAGGCAGCTATCAATCCAGCATCAACATGACGGACCAAATCTCGGTAACAACCTCAAAAGATATCTTGATGGTGTTAGGGACTGAAGATGAACCGATCAATTATCTGGTTGCACTTGGTTATTCTGGGTGGGAGCCTGGCCAGTTGGAGATCGAACTGACCGAGAACTCATGGCTAACCGTTGAAGCCGATCCAAAGGTCATCTTCGACACTCCAATCTCGGACCGCTGGAAAGTTGCGGTACAAATGTTAGGTATAAATGCCGCTCAGCTTTCAGCAGATGCAGGCCACGCCTAGCCCTACTCAGTTCAAAAAAATATACACTCAAACACAGATTAATTTGGAAGCCCCATGTCACGAACAATTATGGCATTTGACTACGGTACAAAAAGTATCGGCAGTGCGATTGGACAAGAAATCACAGGCACAGCAAGCCCTCTGAA is a genomic window of Vibrio sp. ED004 containing:
- the tkt gene encoding transketolase — encoded protein: MPSRKDLANAIRALSMDGVQQANSGHPGAPMGMADIAEVLWRGHLNHNPANPEWADRDRFILSNGHGSMLIYSLLHLAGYELSIEDLKNFRQLHSKTPGHPEYGYAPGIETTTGPLGQGITNAVGMAMAEKALAAQFNKEGHDIVDHYTYAFMGDGCLMEGISHEACSLAGTLGLGKLVAFWDDNGISIDGEVEGWFSDDTPKRFEAYGWHVIPAVDGHDSDAINAAIEAAKADPRPTLICTKTIIGFGSPNKAGTHDCHGAPLGADEITATKAALGWEHGPFEIPADIAAEWNAKEAGAAKEAAWNAKFDAYAAAYPELAAEFKRRTNGELPAEWEEKANAIIADLQANPANIASRKASQNALEAFGQMLPEFMGGSADLAPSNLTMWSGSKSLEATDFSGNYIHYGVREFGMTAIMNGIALHGGFVPYGATFLMFMEYARNAMRMAALMKVQNIQVYTHDSIGLGEDGPTHQPVEQIASLRLTPNMSTWRPCDQVESAVAWKLAIERKDGPSSLIFSRQNLAQQDRNAEQVANIAKGGYILKDCEGKPELIIIATGSEVELAVSAAAELTAEGKAVRVVSMPATDAFDKQDAEYRESVLPSDVTARIAVEAGIADFWYKYVGFGGKIIGMTTFGESAPAGELFKMFGFTTENVVNTAKELLA
- the metK gene encoding methionine adenosyltransferase, with product MAKHLFTSESVSEGHPDKIADQISDAVLDAILEQDPKARVACETYVKTGMVMVGGEVTTSAWVDIEEITRETVREIGYVHSDMGFDADSCAVLNTIGKQSPDINQGVDKADPKEQGAGDQGIMFGYATNETPILMPAPITYSHLLVKKQAEVRKSGKLDFLRPDAKSQVTFQYDQGKIVGIDAVVLSTQHCDSVTTPDLREAVMEEIIKPVLPSEWINKDTNFFINPTGRFVIGGPMGDCGLTGRKIIVDTYGGAARHGGGAFSGKDPSKVDRSAAYAARYVAKNIVAAGMADRCEIQLSYAIGVADPTSIMVETFGTEKVAHEIIIEAVRQNFDLRPYGLQEMLNLLQPIYKQTAAYGHFGREEFPWEATDKAAILADFAGLK
- a CDS encoding DUF2189 domain-containing protein, whose product is MPRTAHPSELNDKKHKVSDKDYARTIPCNQISISAPFHWLSLALHDLVRMPLISAFYGLCFMGAAIAIVQLVQWQGTHLVVMPSLIVYMLIGPFLALGLYDAAWEREKGHNASLFHSMKAITRNSTHQWAFAIVLMVAMIFWMRIAALLHALYPSVQGAPLAEFAPFLITGSVIGFVIASLIFSISAFSIPLMMERRVDVMSAIFTSFNAVKSNIPAMVVWASIICAGILVGFATYGIGMIVTMPLLGYGTWHAYHEIIKKNHHL
- a CDS encoding SprT family zinc-dependent metalloprotease, giving the protein MSYTPQQHRVNKKLAECLAIANQHFSREFPCPTITYKLRGKAAGKAYLQLNEIKLNHVLFAENEDAFINEVVPHELAHLITHQVFGRVRPHGNEWKYVMEKVFNVPAKTTHSFEITSVQGKTFEYRCDCTVYPLSIRRHNKVLRNQSSYRCQQCNQTLAFTGTQLS
- a CDS encoding endonuclease; this translates as MHKTTPKVFGLSVSFYLSIVFGLLVTQSVFAAPPSSFSKAKKEAVKIYLDHPTSFYCGCDITWKDKKKGIPDLDGCGYQVRKQQKRASRIEWEHVVPAWQFGHQRQCWQDGGRKNCTRNDKVFKSMEADLHNLTPAIGEVNGDRSNYNFSQWNGMDGVSYGQCEMQVNFKQRKVMPPDRAKGSIARTYLYMSQEYGFKLSKQQTNLMMAWNKQFPVDEWECTRDERIYAIQGNHNPFVYPACK
- the rsmE gene encoding 16S rRNA (uracil(1498)-N(3))-methyltransferase — its product is MRIPRIHHPERIHQLGSLALGEDAAGHVGRVLRMKEGQEVLLFDGSGAEFPATITEVSKKNVTVNVTERIERSSESPLDLHLGQVISRGDKMEFTIQKSVELGVNTITPLISERCGVKLDTKRFEKKLAQWQKIAIAACEQCGRNTVPVIRPIMQLEEWCSEPSEALKLNLHPRAKYSINTLPEPISKVRLLIGPEGGLSAEEIGMTEQYKFEETLLGPRVLRTETAALTAITALQVRFGDLG
- the gshB gene encoding glutathione synthase, which codes for MIKLGIVMDPISSINIKKDSSFAMMLEAQRRGYEIHYMEMDDLHLDQGVAIADTKVVELKEDPNGWYEFKSEQTIALSDLDAVLMRKDPPFDTEYIYATYILERAEENGALIVNKPQSLRDCNEKLFTAWFPELTPTTIVTRKAEKIKEFREKHGDVILKPLDGMGGASIFRVKEGDPNVSVIIETLTNHGQNYAMAQTFVPDISNGDKRILVVDGEPMPYCLARIPAKGETRGNLAAGGTGEARPLSETDWAIARAVAPALKEKGLIFVGLDVIGDKLTEINVTSPTCIREIEAAFDISVTGKLMDAIERRVNAK
- a CDS encoding YqgE/AlgH family protein; translation: MNLTNHFLVAMPGMKDPYFQNSVIYLCEHNDEGAMGLMINAPIDVTVGSMLKQVEVDSEQPKSNQASLDKPVLNGGPVAEDRGFILHKPKGSYQSSINMTDQISVTTSKDILMVLGTEDEPINYLVALGYSGWEPGQLEIELTENSWLTVEADPKVIFDTPISDRWKVAVQMLGINAAQLSADAGHA